Proteins encoded in a region of the Desulfobotulus mexicanus genome:
- a CDS encoding recombinase family protein, translating to MNDFLKNLRSSQKERSHGSGRSSQDSYGNPEKRAAYDRRSQQKKSMVQGSEDFFKRAEETLAGIQVLLQGMNETMGRLADARERRADVEEKKLALLEALLPLTLDALKSVVEAPTPAVNSPENGEKKNGLSGVGRDAPVLKKLSGEEKKEIVKNIRTLRKLGHTYDQIAEHLEKNRVPTFSNKGKWHAQTIHRLCRIP from the coding sequence ATGAACGATTTTTTAAAGAACCTTCGGTCCAGCCAGAAAGAGCGAAGTCATGGGTCAGGGAGAAGCTCCCAGGATTCTTATGGAAATCCAGAGAAGAGGGCAGCCTATGATCGTCGATCCCAGCAGAAGAAGAGTATGGTCCAGGGCAGTGAGGATTTTTTCAAGCGTGCGGAAGAGACCCTTGCGGGTATACAGGTGCTTCTGCAGGGGATGAATGAAACCATGGGACGCCTTGCAGATGCCCGGGAGCGTAGAGCAGATGTGGAAGAAAAAAAACTTGCCCTTCTCGAAGCCTTGTTGCCCCTTACGCTGGATGCCCTGAAGTCGGTGGTGGAGGCCCCTACACCTGCGGTGAATTCTCCGGAAAATGGAGAAAAGAAAAATGGATTGTCGGGTGTGGGAAGGGATGCTCCCGTTTTAAAAAAACTATCCGGTGAAGAAAAAAAAGAGATTGTCAAAAATATACGCACTTTGCGGAAATTGGGCCACACCTATGATCAGATTGCAGAACACCTTGAAAAAAACAGGGTACCAACTTTCTCCAATAAAGGGAAATGGCATGCCCAGACCATACACAGGTTGTGCAGGATACCTTAG